GATTGGTGCATTACAGATGACACCTTCTGATTTGAATTTAATGACTTCAGCACTTGTTACTATTGCACTTGTATTTCCCGGAATTAGAAAGAAAATAGGTTTAAAAATATGATAAATCTTGAAAATATCGTTAAAATTTTTCATAAAAATACAATTAATGAAAATAAAGCTATAAAGGGTATTAATCTTAATATTCAAAAAGGCGATTTTATAACTGTAATAGGAAGTAACGGTGCAGGAAAATCAACTCTGCTAAATATTATTGCAGGTAATTTAATCCCTGATGAAGGCAAAATTTTTATTAATAACAAAGACGTAACAAAAATTCCTGACTACAAACGTGCAGCTTTTATAGGTCAGGTTTTTCAAGACCCCCTTTCAGGCACAGCGGGTAATCTTACTATCGAAGAAAATCTTGCAATTGCTCAAAAAAGGGGAAAAAAGAGATGGTTTGGCAGAGGGGTAAAAAATAGTGACAGGAAAGAGTTTAAAAAATCTCTTCAAGTTTTGGGATTGGGACTTGAAAATAGATTAAAAGATAAGGTAGGTCTATTATCCGGTGGGCAAAGACAATCTTTGACACTACTCATGGCAACTCTTGTAAAACCTGAAATATTGCTTTTAGATGAACACACAGCGGCTCTTGACCCTAAGACTGCTGCTAAAATCATTGAATTAACGGAATATTTTGTCGACGAATATAATCTTACCGCACTTATGGTCACCCACAATATGAAACAAGCCTTAAGCCTTGGCAATAGAACAATTATGATGCATGAAGGGGAAATAATACTTGATATCAAATCTCCAGAAAGGGATAAGCTCACAGTCAAAGACTTACTTGAAATGTTCTCAAAAGTAAGGGGCGAAGAAATCGTCGATGACAAGATGTTACTAAATTAATTCGGTTAGTATAAAATCTCTTTATAAAAAAATCGGGACAATAACCGGGACAAGTGCACTTAAAATAAATCCGTGAGCAAACGCAACAATTGCAGCGCTCTCACCTGCGTATTTTTCGATTATAGGGAGTGTCGTATCCATTGTTGTGGCACCGCCAGGGACAATTGAAACGTATGGACCCACCCTTTTTGCGATAATAGGTATCAAGAGAATACTTAAAAGCTCACGAAAAACATTTGCTAAAAACGCAATGCTACCAAGGTCTGCACTCTTCATTTTTGTAATTATTACTGCCGATAATGAATACCATCCAAAACCGGCTGATACAGCCAAACTGTCATTTGCACTTAAATTTATAAATAACGAAGCGATAAGCCCACCGATTAATGTCCCTATTACTGTCCCAAAAGGGACGAGGAAAGCAAATTTATCTTTAGTTATTAGTCTAATAACAGCATCTTTATCCCTGCCAATATCATAGCCTACAATAAGGAGCAAGAGATACAAAGAATACTCGGTAATGCTACCAGATTGCTCTACTAAATTATCAGGCAACACTCCAAACTGTGCTGTAAAAATACCAAGTAAAGTAAAAATAACCATTAAAAAAATCATTATTTTGAATGTCTCCTAAAAGCTCTAACCATTATAAAAACAACAATTATACTAAACAAAATACTAAATGATGAAATAACTAAAGCATTAAGCCCAAAATTTGCAATTTTTGATTTAAGGTCAGGGTCTTTCCCAATCCCAACACCCATAAAAAAAAGCAGGCATAGGACACTTATCGACATTAAAATATTTTTTATTTTTTTGACTCCATTAATCTCAGGAGCAAAAATACCAAAAAGTATACCGATACTCAAAAAAATTAGATACTTAACCATATTTTCACCGAGAGGTATATTAATTAACAATGAAATAAAAAACAAGGGATAAAATTATTGTATCTATTATTTTCAGCAGCCCTTTTACCTCGTATGGTATGCTTAAAATTTAATTCGAATATTAACATCTACACATCTATTTTTAAGCATCTTCATTTCAAAATTCGAGATTTTTAGGTGTCCTTGGGAAAGGTATTACGTCCCTAATATTAGAAACACCCGTAACAAACATTAAAAAGCGCTCAAATCCTAAACCAAAGCCTGAGTGAGGCACAGTGCCATATTTCCTTAACTCCAAATACCACCAATAATCTTCTTCATTCATACCTAAATCATTAATAGCCTTTTTCAGCAAATCAAGCCTATCTTCACGCTGTGAGCCTCCAATCAATTCTCCAACACCCGGCACAAGTAAATCCATCGCAGCTACAGTTTTTTTGTCATCATTTTGATACATATAAAAAGGCTTAATAGTCTTAGGATAGTTAATCACAAATACTGGCTTTTTAAAATACTCTTCCGTTAAATATCTCTCATGCTCTGTTTGCAAATCCTTACCATATCCAACTTCAAACTCAAATTTTTTACCTGATTTTTCAAGTATTTTTATGGCATCTCTATATTCAAGCCTTTCAAATGAAGAATCTAACACGTTATTAAGCTTGCCTTCTAATCCCTTATCAACAAAGTTAAAAAATAGCTCCAAATCTTCTCGGCTGTATTTTAGTAAATAAGAAATAAGGTATTTGACAAAATCTTCAGCCAATTCCATATTTTCCTTTAAAGTTGCAAAAGCCACTTCCGGCTCAATCATCCAAAATTCAGAAGCATGTTTTGGAGTATTAGAGTTTTCAGCTCTAAAAGTAGGCCCAAATGTATATACTTTTCCAAGTGAACAGGCAAAATTTTCAACATTTAGCTGACCTGACACTGTCAAATAGGCAGCTTTACCAAAGAAATCATCCTTTAAACCTTCAGGAGTTATTTTTTCCCCCTCTTTCAACGTCGTTACTCTAAACATCTCTCCGGCACCTTCACAATCTGAGCCGGTTATAATCGGTGTATGAATATAGTAAAAGCCCCTTTCTCTAAAAAAATTATGAACTGCAAAAGATGCTTCTGAGCGTATCCTGAATATTGCACCATATTTGTTAGTCCTTGGTCTTAAGTGCGCAATTTGCCTTAAAAATTCATCGGAATGACGCTTTTTTTGAAGAGGGTATACTTCAGGATCAGCTTCTCCGATAAGTACAATTTTGTTTGCCTTAACCTCCCACTTTTGCCCTTTCCCGAGAGATTCAATTAAATCTCCATATATATTAACAGATGCACCTGTATTAATATTTTTGATATTTTCATAACCTTCTATCCCCTCATCTGCTACAACCTGTAAATTTTTTATACAAGAACCATCATTTATTTCAAGAAAACAAAAATGTTTATTATCCCTTTTAGTCCTAACCCAACCTTTAACCACAATTGAATTTATACTTGATTCAGAGTTTAAAAACTCTTTAACAGATTTATAAACCATAAACACACTCTCCAAAAAAATTTTCAACTATATAATGCTACTTTTTTTATAAATCAACAGCATATACTAAAATAATCAATAATGATCGACTTTATATTAAATCAGTTACATCACCCTGTTTATAAAAAACTATGCCTATACACAACAGTTTTTTCTTGACAAATCAGTGTAATTTAAATATAAGTCCTTTCACTTGAAAATAAGTTGTTGCCTGGGTGGTGGAACTGGTAGACACGCAGGACTAAGGATCCTGTGGGAGTAATATCCTGTGGGGGTTCGAGTCCCCCCTCAGGCATTTTTATTTTAGCTTTTTAACAATTTTCCGATATTAACTCAAATAGCTAAATTTTATAGACAAAGCTCCCAAACCGCAAAAATATTTATTCCTTTAAAATAAATTACAAAGGCTGATACAAATTTTATACCGGCCATTGAGATAATTATCTAAAATAACTTATCAAGAATCACTTACTTTCAGCTTCTACCTGCGCAACTGTCCCTACAACCGCGACAACCTTTTTATTTTCTTTAATAGCTTTACATTTAATTTTTATTGTCAATTTCTCATCTTTTGGCGTGTTGTAATTAAAAATCAATTCAAAAGGTGTGCCCTTTTTAACAGCCTTGTCCCAAGATGTTTTAAATAAATCAGGTTTATCTACATTCTCTATAACTTTATTCATATATTTTGAAGCATCTTCCCTAAAATTAGCTGTCTTAAAACCAAATACATTGTAAGTCCCTTTTGTCCAATATATACGGTTTTCTAAAACATCAAAATACCAACCGGAAATTTTATAATTATCACTGATTGAAGAAAGTATATGGTATTTTGCTTTAAGAAAATGTTTTTCTTCTTTTATATCAGTAATGTCTTCAAATTTTATTATAACTCCATGTTTTACTTCGTATAACCCTAATTCCATAAAAGAAGAGGTTATTTTATAATATTTCCCACCTTCAGTTTTTACTTCAATTTCAATATCTTCCTGATTTTTAATAATATTTCTAAAAATCTCATAAATATCCAAATCAACAATATTATGATTTATATGCTCTATACTTCTGCCAATATCTGAATCGATTATTTTAAAAATATCTTTTATCTTTGGTGAATATCTTTTTATCGTTAATTGATTATCTAAAATTAGCAAACCTGTTTCTGAATGCTTTAAAAGATTTTCAAGATAGGTTTGAATTTCTGCCTTTTCTAAAATTTTTTCTTGTAACTCTGCATTTACAGTATAAAGCTCTTCATTTGTGCTTTGCAATTCTTCGTTAGTAGACTGAAGCTCTTCATTACTTGCCAAAAGTTCTTCATTTGCAGCTTGTAGCTCTTCATTTGCAGTTTCAAGCTCTTCTATCGTAGCCTGAAGATTTTCCTTTGTAATTTGCAATTCTTGCTCAAGCTCTTTGTAAAAAGTTTCTTTTTCTAAACTCAAATCAATCTCTTTCGCATTTATTACTTTCTTTTCTTCACCCTCTACTATTACCATAATCACATAAGGTATTTTTTTAGGGGATTCCATGTAAATAAAATCTATCGATATATTTATTTTACTATTATCGTGAGTAAATATTGTATTAACCCTGTAGTTTTTCTTTGTATTAAGAACCTTTCTTATTGCACTTATTACATGCACCGAAAATTGATTATTTAAAATATTAGATAAATTAAGACTTGGACTTCCTGACGGGAATTTAAAGTATGGTATTGCATCACCTTCTATATATATCAAATCAAAATTTTCGTTTACTATGGCAAGTAATTTAAAATAATTTTCTACAATACTTTTAACTGAATACCCGGGCAACCTTTCAATTTCTCTACTATAATCTATATTATTGTAAAGCTGCATTTCAGATACTTCTCTATTTTTGGATGGCTTATCTTTTAATCTATCACTTGTTAAAATTTTAGTACGGCCAATAGTTTCATATATCTTAACCTTAGCATTAATAGGTCTAAATCTTTTATCATCACCTACATTTTCACTTGTGCCTAATACTAAGATGCCACTTTCCTTTAAAGAAAAATGAAAAATATCAAACACTTTACGTTGTGCATCAGGTTTTAGGTATATTAAAAGGTTTCTACAGCTTATCATATGAAGATTAGTAAAAGGCGGGTCATTTAACAGGTTATGCTCGGCAAATACAATAGATTCCCTTATTTTTTTTGATATCAAATACTGATTACCTTGCTTAATAAAATATTTGCCTAAGTAATAATTAGGGATATTAGAAACAATACTTTCAGGGAAAAGCCCCTTTGATGCAGTCTGAAGAGCCGACTTATCAATGCCAGTAGCAAATACCTTTATATTTTTTGCCAAGCTATTTTTCTCTAAGTAATCATTTATTAACAAGCAAAGACTGTAAGCTTCCTCTCCTGTTGAGCAGCCGGGCACCCATACCCTTATTTCGCTATCACTTTCCGTGCGTTTTACAAGCTCAGGGATAATATCTGTCTTTAAAACCTCAAAAGCCTCTTCATCTCGGAAGAAATTTGTAACACCTATTAAAAATTCTCTAAAAAGGATATGGACTTCACTTGGATTATTAAGAATATACTTATAATATTCATCAACATCAGCACATTTTGTAACAGCAAGTCGTCTTGCAATTCTTCTGCCCACAGTTGAAGGCTTATACTCTTTTAAAATCAACACCGTGTTTATTTTTAATGTGGTCAAAAATTTTATTTAAAATAGTATCTGATAACTCAATTCCATCTAAATCTTTTTTGGTAGAAGGGTGTCTTAAAATCACTTCAAGCTGAGAAGGCATTTCAGAAGGGTGCATAATAAAATCAACTATGCCTGTATTAATAGCAGCATTTGGCATACCATCAAATTTAGCTGACTTAGGGTCTTGAACAAATACTATTCCTCCATTCTGCTTAATAGCCCTGATACCTCTTGTGCCATCCGAGCCTGTGCCTGACAATATTATACCTACAGCATTTTTATCCTGGTCATCTGCCAAAGACCTTAAAAATATATCTATAGGAAAGTTTATACCCGTAGAATAATCAGGCTCTGTTAGCATAAATTTTCCATTTTCAATCTTCAAATTTTTTCTTGGTGTGTTCAAATATATATTCCCTGCTTCAGCAACCATGCCATCTTCTACCTTTTGCACAGGCAGTTGTGTCTTTTTAGATAAAATTTCGGTCATCATACTTTTATAGTCAGGGGAAAGGTGTTGGATTATAATAATAGCGTATTTACATTCTGCAGGCTCAGGAAGATTAATAATAAATTGCTCGATTGCCTCTAATCCACCTGCAGATGCACCAATACCTACATAAAATTCAGGCTCTCTATACGTTTTTTTCATCTAAACCTCCCTTTACGATTGGCAGATAAATATCTACAGTAGTGCCTTCCCCTTCTTTAGATGTAATCTCGATACGTCCTTTGTGGGATTCAATTATACCCTTAGCGCATGGAAGGCCTAATCCTTGAGTATGTGCCATCTCTTCTGTTGTAAAAAATGGTTCAAAAGCTTTTGCAAGGACATCTTTTGACATCCCTACACCATTATCTATTATTGAAATTTTTAAAGTATCATTATTTATCTTAGTTACCCTAAATATAATAGAGCCCTTATAATCACTTATATTTAAATCATATTTTTTTGCTACAGCTTTATTTGCATTACTCAATATATTTGAAATCGCTTCAGCAATAAGTGCTGTATCGATATTAAGCATAATATCTTTACAACTATCGTCAATTTCAAATTTAATATTATTTCCTGTAAGCTCGTTAAAATAAAGACGATTTTCTTCAAAAAAATTATAAAATTTGATTTCTTTTTCAAACATCCAATAGTTTTTTGTATATTTTAATAGATTTGAAACCAAAGATGCTATCCTTTCAACTGATTTTGATAGAATATCCAAATTTTTCTTTAACGATTTATCAGTAATTGTCATCTCAAGAAAATCCGCAGTGGCAAGAATTGGGGTAAGAAAATTATTTATATTGTGTGCAATCCCGCCGGTAAGATTGGACTAATGACTTTAGCCTTTCATTCTCCTCTTTTTTCTTAATAAGTTCAATTTTACTTGTAATATCAAGCATTATACCTACAAAATTAACCACGTTTCTATTTTTATCTAAAACAGGTAAAATATAAACATCAGCATGAAAAACCCTACCATCTTTAGTATTATTAATGAGGACACCATTCCAACTTTCCCCTGCCAAAAGTTTATCCCGCACCTGCCTGTATTTATCTGAAGGAGTTTCACATGAAAAAAGTATACTTGGCTTGAGTCCTACTACTTCTTCTCTGTCATAACCTGTTAACTAACTAAAAAAGCTATTAACATATTCAATGTTATTATCTTTATCTGTAATAATAACTGCTACTTGAGCATTTTCTATAATATCATAATATGTTTTTAATTTTAAATTGGTTAAGTAACAGTTTGTAATATCGTTTATCGTTAACCATAACCCTTCACTGCCATCAGGCAGTGTTGTAGATTTACCGTAAAGGGAAATATATTTGAGTTTACTTGATTTTAATCTTAACTCCAACCTTGTCACAAAAGGTTTTTTAAAGTAGTCTCTGTAGATAGCAGCAAGTTTATCTCTATTATCTTCATCGATAAAATTAAAAAAAGATGTATACCCTTTTCTGATAGGAGCATATTCTATGATATCTGTAAACGTGCTATTATACTCTAAGATAATACCTTTGTCATTTAGCGTCACATAACCTGCGGGAGCTTTATCATAGAGCTCAAAATATTTATTTCTCGCATCTTCAAGCTCTTGCTGTTTTAATTTTAATTCCTCGTTTTGTATTTCAAGCTCTTTTTGATGTACGATAATCTCATGTATTAATTCAAACACATCTTTATCTAAGTATTCACTTTTAGCACCTTCAGAATTGAATTTGCTTAAAAGTGCCTCAGCTTTTTCTCTAAGTTTTGACATAATCGCTCCCAATGACTATAACAGCATAATACATTTTATACCTATTTGAGAATATAATCAACTTAAAGAAAAAGATAATTTTATTCTAATCTTAAAGCTTTCTATCGATTCTCTTCTGTTTTCGTTTTCTCTTTTTTAATTTTTTACCCGGAAGAGAATAATCATCAAACTCTAAAATCTCTTCCCCTTTAACCGCACTGTAAAGGGCTTCTTCAAGCTTCATTGCAAACTTTTCCGACCTGATGGCCGTCACGCCCAATGCAGAAACGTAATTTATAATTTCATTGTCTGAAGTCACAACTACAACACCTCTATCTTTTGTTGCATAGTCCATAATATATCTATCAGCACTGACACCTGCATCGGTAAAAACTACACTGACCCCTTTTATCTGAAACTTATCAGCCCGCTCTCCGTCAAAAACCAACATGATTTTATGTTTTTTTATCTTTTTATAACTAAAGAGCATTTCAGCCAGATAGTCCCTTTCCTCCTCAAGAATCGAAAATGGTTCTTTATGAAAAATCTTAAAAAGTAGATTGTAACCATCAATGACAAGCTTCACAAGCGCTTTTAACCTCCTTTACCAATTGCTCTTTGCCTAATATTTCCAAAACTACCCCATCTGGCACATAGTCCTGTTTGACAACCGTCAAAGCAAATTTTTCAATAAGATAAAAAATATGTTGGGTCTTAGAAAAAGGGACAACAATAGTCGCTTTATAAACTTCCGCGGTATCAATCACCTTACAATTTTTCAAAGCAAGATTTGCTGCATCCGAGTATGCCTTTACTAGCCCCCCTGTACCAAGCAAAATCCCTCCGAAGTAACGAACCGTAAAAATTGCCACATTGTCTATTCCACTATAACTGAGCACATTTAATGTCGGTTTGCCTGCTGTCCCTTTCGGCTCTCCATCATCCGTAGATTTAAGATCAACATTGCCATATTCATCTGTCTTTTTATATGCCCACACAATATGCCGTGCTTTTGGATGCTCTTGTTTTAATAAATTCAATTTACTTTCAAAATAATCTACATGAACGGCATATGACAAAAACTTTGATTTTTTTACTTCTATTTCCGCAAAACCTTCTTCCGCTAAAATAATCATATCACTTGTCTTATATTTTAATTTTTTATTGTAAACTTATAGTCTTTGTAATATATTCCTGCAAGATGAAACTGTATAGAGACCTTGAAAAATTTAACACTACAACAGATACTGTTATAACCATAGGAAACTTTGACGGTGTCCACATAGGCCATCAAAAAATTATCGGTAAAGTTGTAGAGCTTTCTAAGAAATATAGTTTTGAGCCTGTGTTGTTTACATTTAACAATCATCCCATGAGCCATTTTGGTGCAGATATAGAGCTGATTATGCCTGAAAGCAAAAAAATGCAGCTAATCTTTGATAAAGGGATAAAACATCTTATAAGCATAGATTTTACGGATGAATTTGCAAGCATGCCTGCGGAGCTTTTTGTCAGAGAACTGCTCGTTAAGAAATTAAAAGCCAGATATATCGTCGTAGGATACGATTACAGATTTGGCAAAAAAAGACAGGGCGATTTTAACCTGCTTCATATGCTTTCGGCAAAATATGGTTATAACGCCATAAAAATCGATAAAGTTGAAATAGACAACATAACCGTTTCAAGCACCAATATCAGAAAGCTCATAAAGGAAGGTAATATTGAGCTTGCCAATAAAATGCTCGGAAGAGAATTTGATATGGAAGGGGTCGTTACCGATGGAGACAATCTTGGAAAACTAATAGGATACCCAACGGCAAATATCAATCATAACAATTATATAATCCCCAAGTATGGGGTCTATATCACAAAAACATTTATCGGGCAGCAGGAATACCCTTCTCTAACAAATGTAGGAATTAGGCCGACAATCGTGGATAAAAACGAACTAAGGATAGAAACATACATCCTTAACTTTGACAAAGATATTTATGGTAAAAATGTCAAAATATCCTTTCTCAAATACTTAAGGGAAGAGATGAAGTTTGACTCTTTTAACCAATTGAAAATGAAAATTGACGAAGATGTAAAAATTGCCAAGGAGTTTTTTAAATTAAAATGAAAATAGCTTTAGTTAGTTTAGGATGTCCTAAAAATCAAACAGATCTCGAATATCTTGTAGGGGATTTAAAGGAAGAAAGTTTTGAAATAACAAACAGCATACCTGAAGCCGATGCAGTAATAGTAAACACATGCGGATTCATTGAACCTGCGGTAAATGAAGCGATTGAAAATATTTTACAAGTAAGCAGAGAAAAGAAAAAAGATGCAAAGTTGATTGTAACAGGGTGCATGGTAGAAAGATACAAGGATGAATTTTCAAAAGAGTTTCCGGAAGTTGATTTTTTCACAGGGGTCGGAACCCTTTATAAAGTGAAAGATTTTCTTCAAAGTAAAGACAGTAAGGGTGAAGAGAAAAGATTTTACAGCAATAACAGATTGCTCCTCAATACCCCATATTACGCCTTTTTAAAAATCTCCGAAGGGTGCAACAATAACTGCTCCTACTGCACAATCCCTTCCATAAGGGGGAGGCTTGCAAGCAGAAACTTTAATGAAATTGTAGAAGAAGCAAAAAATCTGATAAAAAATAATGTAAAAGAAATTATCATAATATCACAGGACACTACCAAATATGGAATTGATATTTATAAAAAACCTCAAATAAAAGAGCTTTTAACCGAGATAACAAAAATTGAAGGGGACTTTAAAGTCAGGTTGTTATACCTTAACCCTGACGGTATAGATAATTCTTTTATAGATTTTGTTATAGGCAATGATAAAATTTTAAATTATTTTGAAATACCGATACAACATTTTAGCGATAAAATCCTTAATCTTATGAACAGAAAATCTGACTCGAATAAGATAAAACAGGTTTTTGAATATATCAGGGATAAAGATAGCTCATCCATCATCAGGACAACTGCAATCATAGGTTTTCCGCAGGAAACAGAAGAGGATTTTCTAAAATTGTATAATTTTATTGAAGACTATAAACCTGATTTTGCAGGTTTTTTCCCATACTATAAAGAAGATGGAACAAAAGCTGCCACCATGGAAAATCCAAATAGCAAAAGAGTTGTAAACAACAGACTCTCAAGAATAAAAAAGTTGCAAAAAAAGAATACAATGAATACGCTTAAAAAGCTGAAAAGAGGAACAATCCAATGTTATGTTGAAAAAACAAATGATGATTTTGAATTTATTTTGGAAGGCAGAGCTCTTTTTCAAGCACCTGAAATTGACGGGAAAGCATATTTTATTGATGGAATTGCAGACAAAGGTGTAGGACCCTACACTTGTAAGATAAAAAAAATTGTATATCCCGATATATATTGTCAAATATTAAATTGACTGTTATAATGGCAAATTTAAAGATAAACTGAAATTTAGGGGAAATTATGAATAAGATTTTTTTAGTTATGGCATTGACTCTTTTAATCATTGTTGGTTGCGGGAAAAAACCGGAGCCCAATAAATCCGCAGACGTTTGGCTAAAAGAGGGTTTAACATATTTTGAGAAGGGGAAATACAAGAAAGCAGCAGAGGCTTTCGAACAGTCTATTTTAGAGGCTGACAACCCGGAAATTGCCGCACAGGCTCAGCTTTTCCTTGCTGACTCATATTTTTTTCTAAATCAGTTTGATGAAGCGATTCCATCTTACGAGGAGTATTTAGATATATATCCTGATAATGAATATGCTAAGCAGGCCTTATATAGACTTGCACTTTGTTATTACAAACAGATTGACACAATAGACAGAGATCAAACAAACACAATCAAAGCCCTTGAAAATTTTCAAAAGCTTAAAGATAGATTCCCGGAATATGCAAAGACGGTAGAAACCAACGCTAAAATTAAAGAGCTGAGAGAGATGCTTGCGGAAAGGGAATACTATGTAGCAAAATTTTATTTGAGGACTAAAAAGTTTAGAGCGGCAGAAATGAGATTTAAAACTGTGCTTGAGAAATACCCTGACACCGAGATATTCCCAAAAGCAGCAATTGATTACGCAGAATATATTGTTGAACATTCAAACAACAAAACTGAAGCTATAGCAATACTTACCCAAGCTCTAAAAAATGAAAACGGTAAGAAATATTTAAAAAGCGTTAGCAACCTTTTAGGCAAGTTACAAGAAGAATTAAAAGTAAATTAATAAGGTATTAAAATGCAAAGAGAAAGCATTTTTCATCTAATGGAAAAAGGTAAAATCGCCTTTGATTCGGGAAAATATGAAGAAGCCAAAAAATATTTTGAAGAGTTTATTGAGCACAACAAAAACTTTGCTGACGTCTATTGTAAGTTAGGCTACATCTATTTTGTCAAAGATGAATACCATAAAGCAATAGATTTTTTTAAGCAAGCTGTAGAAATTAACCCTTCGTATACGGAAGCATTAATAAATCTTGCCACTTCTTTACAATATGTAGGGGAAAATGACGAAGCACTTAAATATATGAATCAACTAAAAAGTGTTACATACCTTGAAGGTATAGCGGACAAACACTGCCTTGGGAAAATTTCCAATATGCATGCGGAGATTGCAGATGCTTACGTAAGCCTTTTTCTTTACAAAAATGCAATAGATGAGTATGAAAAGGCCCTTGAGCTTAATCCGGGCTTTCCGGATATCAGGCTAAAATACGCAATAGCCCTGCGTGAGTATGGTGATTTTGAAAGAGCAATATTTGTTCTGGAAAACATTATTATGGAAATGGAAAGTTTTGTAGATGCATACGTTCAACTTGGTATTACTTACTACAAAATTGGCTACATCGGTTTTGCTATTTCTGCATGGAAAAAAGGGT
The window above is part of the Deferrivibrio essentukiensis genome. Proteins encoded here:
- a CDS encoding NYN domain-containing protein, which encodes MKLVIDGYNLLFKIFHKEPFSILEEERDYLAEMLFSYKKIKKHKIMLVFDGERADKFQIKGVSVVFTDAGVSADRYIMDYATKDRGVVVVTSDNEIINYVSALGVTAIRSEKFAMKLEEALYSAVKGEEILEFDDYSLPGKKLKKRKRKQKRIDRKL
- a CDS encoding YigZ family protein, giving the protein MIILAEEGFAEIEVKKSKFLSYAVHVDYFESKLNLLKQEHPKARHIVWAYKKTDEYGNVDLKSTDDGEPKGTAGKPTLNVLSYSGIDNVAIFTVRYFGGILLGTGGLVKAYSDAANLALKNCKVIDTAEVYKATIVVPFSKTQHIFYLIEKFALTVVKQDYVPDGVVLEILGKEQLVKEVKSACEACH
- a CDS encoding bifunctional riboflavin kinase/FAD synthetase; protein product: MKLYRDLEKFNTTTDTVITIGNFDGVHIGHQKIIGKVVELSKKYSFEPVLFTFNNHPMSHFGADIELIMPESKKMQLIFDKGIKHLISIDFTDEFASMPAELFVRELLVKKLKARYIVVGYDYRFGKKRQGDFNLLHMLSAKYGYNAIKIDKVEIDNITVSSTNIRKLIKEGNIELANKMLGREFDMEGVVTDGDNLGKLIGYPTANINHNNYIIPKYGVYITKTFIGQQEYPSLTNVGIRPTIVDKNELRIETYILNFDKDIYGKNVKISFLKYLREEMKFDSFNQLKMKIDEDVKIAKEFFKLK
- the rimO gene encoding 30S ribosomal protein S12 methylthiotransferase RimO, with the translated sequence MKIALVSLGCPKNQTDLEYLVGDLKEESFEITNSIPEADAVIVNTCGFIEPAVNEAIENILQVSREKKKDAKLIVTGCMVERYKDEFSKEFPEVDFFTGVGTLYKVKDFLQSKDSKGEEKRFYSNNRLLLNTPYYAFLKISEGCNNNCSYCTIPSIRGRLASRNFNEIVEEAKNLIKNNVKEIIIISQDTTKYGIDIYKKPQIKELLTEITKIEGDFKVRLLYLNPDGIDNSFIDFVIGNDKILNYFEIPIQHFSDKILNLMNRKSDSNKIKQVFEYIRDKDSSSIIRTTAIIGFPQETEEDFLKLYNFIEDYKPDFAGFFPYYKEDGTKAATMENPNSKRVVNNRLSRIKKLQKKNTMNTLKKLKRGTIQCYVEKTNDDFEFILEGRALFQAPEIDGKAYFIDGIADKGVGPYTCKIKKIVYPDIYCQILN
- a CDS encoding outer membrane protein assembly factor BamD, with protein sequence MNKIFLVMALTLLIIVGCGKKPEPNKSADVWLKEGLTYFEKGKYKKAAEAFEQSILEADNPEIAAQAQLFLADSYFFLNQFDEAIPSYEEYLDIYPDNEYAKQALYRLALCYYKQIDTIDRDQTNTIKALENFQKLKDRFPEYAKTVETNAKIKELREMLAEREYYVAKFYLRTKKFRAAEMRFKTVLEKYPDTEIFPKAAIDYAEYIVEHSNNKTEAIAILTQALKNENGKKYLKSVSNLLGKLQEELKVN
- a CDS encoding tetratricopeptide repeat protein, with amino-acid sequence MQRESIFHLMEKGKIAFDSGKYEEAKKYFEEFIEHNKNFADVYCKLGYIYFVKDEYHKAIDFFKQAVEINPSYTEALINLATSLQYVGENDEALKYMNQLKSVTYLEGIADKHCLGKISNMHAEIADAYVSLFLYKNAIDEYEKALELNPGFPDIRLKYAIALREYGDFERAIFVLENIIMEMESFVDAYVQLGITYYKIGYIGFAISAWKKGFELNKNNKLLNTFLYLVEAAKEVD